A window of the Kosakonia radicincitans DSM 16656 genome harbors these coding sequences:
- a CDS encoding FAD-binding oxidoreductase, which produces MSHVIKIFPADIAFEGDSGKTLLDSALDSGIHLEHSCKNGSCGICEAGLMAGEVIDAEGQVITAGNNILTCSCRPQGDISLQATYYPELAGQVKKITPCKVVSAENVSADVIKLLLRFPPTAQINYLPGQYINLQYQGVTRSYSIANANEKEGIELHIRNVPDGQMSQLIFGGLAANTLMRIEGPCGTFFIRNNERPVIFIAGGTGFAPVKAMVESLIAENTQRKIYIYWGMQHSTHFYSSLPQQWADANPDIHFIPVVSGEESNWQGRKGFVHNAVVEDFENLADFDVYACGSPVMIDASRKDLMTLGLPAKHFYADAFTVSK; this is translated from the coding sequence GTGTCACATGTAATTAAAATATTCCCTGCTGATATTGCCTTTGAAGGCGACAGCGGGAAAACGCTGCTTGATTCTGCCCTTGATTCAGGTATCCACCTTGAACACAGCTGTAAAAACGGCAGTTGTGGTATTTGCGAAGCCGGACTGATGGCCGGGGAAGTGATCGATGCCGAGGGCCAGGTTATTACTGCAGGAAATAATATCCTGACATGTAGTTGCCGTCCCCAGGGTGATATATCGCTACAGGCAACGTATTATCCTGAGCTTGCCGGGCAGGTTAAAAAAATCACCCCATGTAAAGTGGTTAGCGCTGAAAATGTTTCTGCGGACGTAATCAAGTTGCTGCTGCGTTTCCCGCCGACGGCGCAGATTAACTACTTACCGGGTCAGTATATTAATTTGCAGTATCAAGGTGTAACGCGCAGTTACTCAATTGCTAATGCCAATGAAAAAGAAGGCATTGAATTGCATATTCGCAATGTGCCTGATGGACAAATGAGCCAGTTAATTTTCGGCGGGCTTGCGGCAAATACATTGATGCGAATTGAAGGACCGTGCGGAACATTCTTCATCCGTAACAATGAGCGCCCGGTAATATTTATCGCCGGAGGGACGGGGTTCGCTCCGGTAAAAGCGATGGTTGAATCGCTGATTGCCGAAAATACGCAACGGAAGATCTATATCTATTGGGGAATGCAGCATTCAACGCATTTCTATTCGTCTTTACCTCAGCAATGGGCTGATGCGAATCCTGATATCCATTTTATTCCTGTGGTCTCAGGTGAAGAAAGCAACTGGCAAGGACGTAAGGGTTTTGTTCACAATGCGGTCGTGGAAGACTTCGAAAACTTAGCGGATTTCGATGTTTATGCTTGTGGTTCACCTGTGATGATCGACGCGAGCCGAAAAGATCTGATGACATTGGGATTACCGGCTAAACACTTTTATGCGGACGCGTTTACCGTATCAAAATAA
- the rfbF gene encoding glucose-1-phosphate cytidylyltransferase, with protein MKAVILAGGLGTRLSEETVLKPKPMVEIGGKPILWHIMKMYSAHGIRDFVICCGYKGYVIKEYFANYFLHMSDVTFHMAENRMEVHQKRVEPWNVTLVDTGEASMTGGRLKRVREYVKDDEAFLFTYGDGVSDLDISATIDFHRKHGKKATLTATFPPGRFGALDIQNRQVRSFKEKPKGDGAMINGGFFVLHPSVIDLIENDATTWEQEPLMRLAEQGELMAFEHPGFWQPMDTLRDKTYLEGLWEKGNAPWKTWE; from the coding sequence ATGAAAGCCGTTATTTTAGCCGGTGGGTTGGGTACACGTTTAAGTGAAGAGACCGTATTAAAACCAAAACCCATGGTTGAAATCGGTGGTAAACCGATTTTATGGCATATCATGAAAATGTATTCCGCTCACGGTATCCGTGATTTTGTTATTTGCTGCGGGTACAAGGGATATGTCATTAAAGAGTATTTCGCCAACTATTTTCTGCATATGTCTGATGTGACTTTTCATATGGCTGAAAATCGTATGGAAGTTCATCAGAAGCGTGTAGAACCCTGGAACGTTACACTCGTTGATACGGGCGAAGCCTCAATGACTGGCGGACGCCTGAAACGCGTACGTGAGTATGTGAAAGATGACGAGGCTTTTCTGTTTACTTACGGTGATGGCGTATCTGATTTGGATATTAGCGCGACGATCGATTTCCATCGTAAACATGGCAAAAAAGCCACGCTGACCGCTACTTTTCCGCCAGGCCGTTTTGGTGCGCTGGATATTCAGAATCGCCAGGTTCGCTCGTTCAAAGAAAAACCGAAAGGCGATGGTGCGATGATCAATGGTGGGTTCTTTGTCCTGCACCCGTCAGTTATCGATCTGATCGAAAACGATGCGACGACGTGGGAACAGGAACCGCTGATGCGTTTGGCTGAACAGGGCGAGTTAATGGCGTTTGAGCATCCTGGTTTCTGGCAGCCGATGGATACCCTTCGTGATAAAACTTATCTGGAAGGCCTTTGGGAAAAAGGGAATGCTCCCTGGAAAACGTGGGAGTAA